Proteins encoded within one genomic window of Gallus gallus isolate bGalGal1 chromosome 1, bGalGal1.mat.broiler.GRCg7b, whole genome shotgun sequence:
- the LOC101750196 gene encoding PHD finger protein 7-like isoform X1 produces MSTRKRKASSSEEPVCALCGQADVDPDICGHTLFETGIHVHEFCLTSANITAKARPGIEVLPLAAIARKVRQANKKQCCVCGERGAAVTCAERGCARSFHLPCAKDGECITQYFGDYRSFCWEHRPQQATQEAPAQGTICLVCLEPVGDSLSYHTMVCPACKHVWFHRDCIQQQALSAGTACFQCPSCQNKIVFYEEMSNMGIQIPLRLVSFCQTVQMRRHECWACPGTVLAGLGLCCLMTMCPSFMEKLEIGLGWMR; encoded by the exons ATGTCCACTAGAAAGCGGAAGGCCTCCAGCTCGGAGGAGCCAG tgtgtgcgCTGTGTGGCCAGGCAGATGTCGACCCGGACATCTGCGGGCACACACTTTTCGAGACTGGGATTCATGTCCATGAgttctgcttg ACGTCTGCCAACATCACGGCTAAAGCAAGACCAGGAATTGAGGTCCTCCCGCTTGCTGCCATCGCACGCAAGGTCAGGCAGGCAAACAAGAAG caatGCTGTGTTTGCGGCGAGAGGGGGGCTGCCGTCACATGCGCAGAGAGAGGCTGTGCACGCAGCTTCCATCTGCCCTGTGCCAAGGACGGCGAATGCATCACCCAGTACTTTGGAGACTACAG gtccttctgctgggagcaccgccCTCAACAGGCCACTCAGGAAGCTCCAGCACAAGGCACCATCTGCCTCGTCTGCTTGGAGCCTGTGGGGGACAGCTTGTCCTACcacaccatggtgtgcccaGCCTGCAAACACGTCTGGTTCCACCGGGActgcatccag caacagGCCTTGAGTGCTGGCACTGCATGCTTCCAGTGCCCCAGCTGTCAAAACAAGATTGTATTCTATGAAGAGATGTCCAACATGGGGATCCAAATCCCATTAAGGTTGGTGTCTTTCTGCCAAACCGTCCAGATGAGAAGGCATGAATGCTGGGCCTGCCCAGGGACTGTCTTGGCAGGCCTGGGCCTTTGCTGTCTCATGACCATGTGCCCCagcttcatggagaagctggaaatAGGGTTGGGGTGGATGAGATGA